Proteins from one Triticum aestivum cultivar Chinese Spring chromosome 7A, IWGSC CS RefSeq v2.1, whole genome shotgun sequence genomic window:
- the LOC123151686 gene encoding dirigent protein 5 — protein sequence MTMASPFGVFVCLLIVLPQIQAASIPYNGTVPLQGCQIPCMTEVNLHLFLHQFVDGPNQPNRNEETLLQTSFPFGFGTTIVHDWTLTETTNSKDTVVARAQGVHVQAGLTKDNRWYMTHNIEFEQGRFAGSNLQVIGITAGLKSGQWSIVGGTGQFIMAQGIISFTNHPASTWEDGIKELNIRVRYTNPQPA from the exons ATGACCATGGCTAGTCCATTCGGCGTCTTTGTTTGTCTACTCATAGTGCTACCTCAAATCCAGGCCGCTTCTATCCCCTACAATGGGACTGTACCTCTTCAGGGGTGTCAGATCCCTTGTATGACCGAAGTTAACTTGCACTTGTTCTTGCACCAATTCGTCGATGGACCAAACCAGCCAAACCGCAATGAGGAAACCTTGCTCCAAACAAGTTTTCCTTTTGGGTTTGGGACGACGATAGTTCATGACTGGACTCTTACCGAGACAACAAATTCCAAAGATACAGTTGTTGCACGTGCACAAGGCGTGCATGTCCAGGCTGGTTTAACCAAGGATAATAGATGGTACATGACTCATAACATAGAGTTTGAGCAAGGAAG GTTTGCAGGGTCTAACCTTCAGGTGATTGGCATAACAGCGGGTTTGAAAAGTGGCCAGTGGTCCATTGTTGGTGGGACTGGTCAATTCATTATGGCACAGGGTATAATAAGTTTCACAAATCATCCTGCCTCTACTTGGGAAGATGGTATTAAAGAACTTAATATCCGTGTACGCTACACGAATCCGCAACCT GCTTGA